The following coding sequences are from one Calorimonas adulescens window:
- a CDS encoding serine hydrolase produces MLKREDIEKYIQDSDIDASIYIKSMRGDFEFKHKETRVMPSASLIKLPMMACIYDLAYDDRLDMEQKLKPRREQIVAGSGVIKDLHADIEYSIRDLTYLMITVSDNTAANILIDYLGMDRINDEIEKLGMKDTVLRRYMMDSAARAAGIENLTTVLDMGLFFEKLYDGDVVNYLASREMTDILKAQRFNVMDYYLPKRYKVAHKTGSLEGYEHDCGIIFSQEDDVIVCVMTSGFKNDYEGIDYIKGLAKIIVS; encoded by the coding sequence ATGTTAAAAAGAGAGGACATTGAAAAATACATCCAGGATAGTGACATAGATGCATCCATATACATCAAATCAATGAGGGGAGATTTTGAGTTTAAGCATAAGGAGACCAGGGTTATGCCATCTGCCAGCCTTATCAAGCTCCCGATGATGGCCTGCATATATGATCTGGCCTATGATGACAGGTTGGATATGGAACAGAAATTAAAACCCAGAAGAGAGCAGATAGTCGCCGGGAGTGGTGTGATAAAGGATCTGCATGCAGATATAGAGTATTCCATACGTGACCTTACATATCTTATGATAACTGTAAGCGATAATACCGCAGCCAATATACTCATAGACTATCTCGGCATGGACAGAATAAACGATGAAATCGAGAAGCTGGGTATGAAGGACACAGTCTTAAGACGGTACATGATGGACTCTGCAGCCAGGGCAGCGGGCATAGAGAATCTTACCACTGTTTTGGATATGGGACTTTTCTTTGAAAAGCTGTATGATGGGGATGTAGTAAACTATTTAGCATCCCGTGAGATGACCGATATACTAAAGGCCCAGAGGTTCAATGTCATGGACTATTACCTTCCAAAGAGGTATAAGGTTGCCCATAAGACCGGTTCATTGGAAGGATATGAACATGACTGCGGTATCATATTCAGTCAGGAAGATGATGTGATAGTGTGTGTGATGACTTCGGGTTTTAAAAATGACTATGAAGGCATAGACTATATAAAAGGATTGGCTAAAATCATCGTATCCTGA
- the glmM gene encoding phosphoglucosamine mutase — MGRLFGTDGVRGVANDELSLELAYKLGETVTYTLKKENDKKPAIAVGRDTRVSGDMLEAALMAGIMAGGGDVYYLGVIPTPAVAYLTRHYGADAGAVISASHNPMEFNGIKFFNGDGFKLPDEVEDDIEAGLEKNGCCRPTGMEIGRRYDMKDAEEVYIDFLKSVEELDIKGMKIAIDSANGASYRVAPALFRTLGAEVRVINNVPTGFNINHGCGSTHIEALQEYVRETGADIGLAFDGDADRLIAVDEKGNEVNGDRIMAICGLDLKERGLLSKDTVVATVMSNLGLEVALKEHGIKLIRTRVGDRYVLEEMKRHGYSIGGEQSGHIIFLESSTTGDGLITAMKLLGALKRRGRTLSELAGMVPDFPQVLVNARVANNKKEFYVEDEVILSEIRRIEAHFDDRGRVVIRPSGTEPLVRVMIEGDNLEEVKREAEGLARLIEERLS; from the coding sequence ATGGGGAGACTATTTGGAACAGATGGTGTTAGAGGAGTGGCAAATGATGAGCTCTCTTTAGAGCTGGCGTATAAGCTGGGGGAGACCGTTACATATACATTAAAGAAGGAAAATGATAAAAAACCGGCCATAGCAGTAGGAAGGGATACAAGGGTATCGGGAGATATGCTGGAGGCAGCACTTATGGCCGGCATTATGGCAGGTGGTGGAGATGTCTATTACTTGGGCGTAATACCTACACCGGCAGTGGCATACCTTACCAGGCACTATGGGGCGGATGCGGGGGCTGTCATTTCGGCCTCTCACAATCCTATGGAGTTTAATGGTATTAAGTTTTTCAATGGGGACGGGTTTAAGCTCCCCGATGAGGTTGAGGACGACATAGAGGCCGGGCTGGAGAAAAACGGGTGCTGCAGACCAACAGGCATGGAAATCGGCAGAAGGTATGACATGAAAGATGCTGAAGAGGTGTACATAGATTTCTTGAAGAGTGTGGAAGAACTAGACATTAAAGGTATGAAGATTGCCATAGACAGTGCCAATGGGGCAAGCTACAGGGTGGCACCAGCGCTTTTCAGGACACTGGGTGCTGAGGTTAGGGTGATAAACAATGTCCCCACAGGGTTTAATATAAACCATGGGTGCGGCTCTACCCATATTGAGGCGTTGCAGGAATACGTGAGAGAGACCGGGGCTGACATCGGCCTGGCCTTTGATGGCGATGCCGACCGGCTTATAGCTGTTGATGAAAAAGGGAATGAGGTAAACGGCGACAGGATAATGGCCATATGTGGTTTAGACCTGAAAGAGAGGGGGCTTTTAAGTAAGGATACTGTTGTGGCCACTGTTATGAGCAACCTTGGGCTGGAGGTGGCATTGAAAGAACATGGCATTAAGCTCATCCGGACAAGGGTAGGGGACAGATACGTCCTCGAAGAGATGAAAAGACATGGCTATTCCATTGGCGGTGAACAGTCGGGGCACATAATATTTTTAGAATCCTCCACAACGGGTGATGGCCTGATTACTGCCATGAAGCTTTTAGGGGCATTAAAGAGGAGAGGGAGAACCCTTTCGGAGCTGGCTGGTATGGTACCTGATTTTCCACAGGTGCTCGTCAATGCCAGGGTTGCAAATAACAAAAAGGAATTCTATGTTGAAGATGAGGTTATATTGAGCGAAATCAGGAGGATAGAAGCACATTTTGATGACAGGGGTAGGGTGGTAATAAGGCCTTCAGGTACGGAACCACTGGTCAGGGTCATGATAGAGGGAGATAATTTGGAGGAGGTGAAGAGGGAAGCCGAGGGCCTGGCCAGGCTGATTGAAGAACGGCTTTCCTGA
- a CDS encoding coiled-coil domain-containing protein: MRKLYLTVLIISVLLFSIPVYVYSSPENIAQEIISLEISLSSSQKKLEDLNMDIEAINREIKSLKEEEKGIDANMSVSRDKLRYWYRFLYIDGNISLLEVILNSEDMSDLFSRIYYIESIQGYYLDFLNRLKSLKADKERLSSDLASKRKELESTRNDLQSTIDNIQKLLSEKQRLYQMALTDENVKEQIEQGESLLQRFESLTYLMSHLSDLPWKNIVPSSVTVNSKLNGASAVIDEKSIEDIIRSDEMLKEMDLHLTGTGFVIEGPSSDKLSNFSLEGEMRLTNSSAIDFIPDRLTLGGIIIQNDEMKKILSSTELRLTLPPLPFGLKVESIELNEGYITLNLIR; encoded by the coding sequence TTGAGGAAACTATATCTCACAGTTTTGATTATCTCAGTTTTGCTTTTTTCGATACCCGTATATGTTTACTCATCTCCAGAGAACATTGCCCAGGAAATTATATCTCTCGAGATATCCCTTTCATCCAGTCAAAAAAAACTGGAGGACCTTAACATGGATATTGAAGCGATAAATAGAGAGATAAAATCTTTAAAAGAAGAAGAGAAGGGCATAGACGCCAATATGAGTGTCAGCAGGGATAAGCTGAGATACTGGTACAGATTTTTATATATAGACGGAAACATAAGCCTGCTTGAGGTAATACTAAACTCCGAGGACATGTCAGATCTTTTTAGCCGTATATATTACATAGAGAGCATACAAGGGTATTACCTTGACTTTTTAAACAGGTTGAAATCCCTTAAAGCAGATAAAGAGCGCCTTTCTTCAGACCTTGCATCAAAACGGAAAGAGCTCGAGTCTACCAGGAATGACCTGCAGTCTACTATAGATAACATTCAAAAACTGCTCTCAGAAAAACAAAGGTTATATCAGATGGCCCTTACCGACGAAAATGTAAAAGAGCAGATAGAACAGGGTGAAAGCCTGCTGCAGAGGTTTGAGTCGTTAACCTATCTGATGTCTCATCTATCCGACCTGCCATGGAAAAACATCGTGCCATCCTCTGTAACGGTAAACTCCAAGCTTAACGGTGCATCGGCCGTCATTGATGAAAAGTCTATTGAGGATATCATACGCAGTGATGAAATGTTGAAAGAGATGGACCTGCATCTGACCGGGACCGGCTTTGTCATTGAGGGGCCATCATCAGATAAGCTCTCAAACTTTAGCCTGGAGGGCGAGATGAGGCTTACCAACAGCAGTGCCATAGACTTCATCCCCGACAGGCTTACCTTAGGCGGCATTATTATACAGAACGATGAAATGAAAAAAATACTAAGCTCTACAGAGCTTCGCCTTACACTCCCGCCACTCCCCTTTGGCCTTAAGGTAGAGTCCATCGAGCTGAACGAGGGATATATTACGCTGAACCTTATACGATAA
- the argH gene encoding argininosuccinate lyase produces the protein MKLWGGRFIKEEDRLMEEFNSSINFDIRLFKEDIEGSIGQAYALKKAGILGEDELNKVICSLNEIYKEFEFGKIKVDNSYEDVHSLVESLLYERIGDTAYKLHTGRSRNDQVATDMVMYVKKEIRVISAQLISLLEAIMDNARKYEDIILPGYTHLQRAQPILLAHYFMAYFEMFKRDYMRFKDTLERIDIMPLGSGALAGSTFPLDREYEAEVLGFKDISLNSMDAVSNRDFCLETIFNCALTMMHMSRISEELVLWCTKEFNFIEIDEAYSTGSSMMPQKKNPDSLELVRGKTGRVYGDLMSLLTTMKGLPLAYNKDMQEDKEPTFDAVDTVKMCISILERVISTIKVNGENMFMACKEGYLNATDMADYLAEKGIPFRMAHGIVGNVIRYCEEKGKALDELSLEELKEFSDVFSDDVYIAIDIGNSINRKLTIGSTSREMVEEAMKIEEEWLKVERNMFIV, from the coding sequence ATGAAGCTCTGGGGTGGTAGATTTATAAAAGAAGAGGATAGACTTATGGAGGAGTTTAATTCCTCCATAAATTTTGATATAAGGCTTTTTAAAGAGGATATAGAGGGGAGCATCGGCCAGGCCTATGCCCTTAAGAAAGCGGGGATACTGGGGGAGGATGAACTCAATAAGGTGATATGCTCCTTAAATGAGATATATAAGGAGTTTGAATTTGGGAAAATTAAGGTGGATAATAGCTATGAGGATGTCCACTCCTTAGTAGAGTCCCTTTTGTATGAAAGGATAGGGGATACGGCCTATAAACTCCATACCGGAAGGAGCAGAAACGACCAGGTAGCCACGGACATGGTTATGTATGTGAAAAAAGAGATAAGGGTTATATCAGCACAGCTCATAAGTCTTTTAGAAGCCATTATGGATAATGCGAGAAAGTATGAAGACATTATTCTGCCAGGTTATACCCATCTTCAGAGGGCACAGCCTATACTCCTGGCCCATTACTTTATGGCATACTTTGAAATGTTCAAAAGGGATTATATGCGCTTTAAGGATACATTAGAGAGGATTGACATCATGCCTTTAGGGTCCGGGGCATTGGCCGGGAGTACCTTTCCGCTTGATAGGGAATACGAGGCTGAGGTTCTTGGCTTTAAAGACATATCATTGAACAGCATGGATGCTGTCTCCAACAGGGACTTTTGCCTGGAGACAATCTTCAATTGTGCGCTTACCATGATGCACATGTCCAGGATATCTGAAGAGCTTGTCCTCTGGTGTACAAAGGAATTCAACTTTATCGAAATAGATGAGGCGTATTCAACAGGTAGCAGCATGATGCCGCAGAAGAAAAATCCTGATTCGCTTGAACTTGTAAGGGGTAAGACGGGCAGGGTATATGGCGACCTCATGTCTCTTTTGACAACCATGAAGGGATTGCCACTGGCATATAACAAGGACATGCAGGAGGACAAAGAGCCTACCTTTGATGCTGTGGATACAGTGAAGATGTGCATATCCATACTGGAAAGGGTGATATCCACCATAAAGGTGAACGGTGAAAATATGTTTATGGCATGTAAGGAAGGCTATCTCAACGCCACTGACATGGCGGACTATTTAGCAGAAAAGGGGATTCCATTCCGTATGGCCCATGGGATTGTGGGGAATGTAATCAGATACTGTGAGGAAAAGGGGAAGGCACTGGACGAACTGAGCCTTGAGGAACTCAAAGAGTTTTCTGACGTTTTTTCAGACGACGTGTATATTGCCATAGATATAGGTAACTCCATAAACAGAAAACTCACTATCGGCTCCACGTCTCGAGAGATGGTAGAAGAGGCCATGAAGATTGAAGAGGAATGGCTGAAAGTAGAGAGAAACATGTTTATCGTATAA
- a CDS encoding argininosuccinate synthase yields MEKIVLAYSGGLDTSVIIPWLKDNYECEIIAVCVDVGQGEELTGLKEKGINSGASKVYIIDAKEELVKEYIYPTMKAGAIYENEYLLGTSFARPLIAKKLVEVAHKEGATAIAHGATGKGNDQVRFEVSIKALDPNMKIIAPWRIWELKSREDEIDYAVKKGVKVTATKDKIYSMDRNIWHLSHEGGDLEDPWNEHNPDMYEMTAKLDETPDEPEYVILEFERGVPVSVNGKKYSPLGLIEKLNEIGGRHGVGIVDVVENRLVGMKSRGVYETPGGTLLYKAHEALEHLCLDKDTYHFKGYVAQKYAELVYNGLWFSPLKKALDAFVDKTQENVTGMVKLKLYKGNVIMAGSYSPYSLYDKDYATFGEDEVYNQRDADGFINLFGLPLKIGAMVEKKNAGKELAV; encoded by the coding sequence ATGGAAAAGATTGTACTTGCGTATTCTGGTGGGCTGGATACATCGGTAATAATACCATGGCTTAAGGATAACTATGAGTGTGAAATCATAGCGGTGTGTGTGGACGTGGGCCAGGGGGAAGAGCTCACAGGCCTCAAGGAAAAGGGTATAAACTCCGGGGCCAGCAAGGTTTACATCATTGATGCCAAAGAAGAGCTTGTGAAGGAATATATATACCCTACCATGAAGGCCGGAGCGATTTATGAAAATGAATATTTATTAGGCACATCCTTTGCAAGGCCTCTTATAGCCAAAAAACTTGTAGAGGTTGCGCATAAGGAGGGTGCTACGGCCATAGCCCATGGAGCTACCGGTAAGGGTAATGACCAGGTAAGGTTTGAGGTCTCTATAAAGGCGCTGGACCCCAATATGAAGATAATAGCTCCATGGAGGATATGGGAACTTAAGTCCAGGGAAGATGAGATAGACTATGCGGTTAAAAAGGGTGTAAAGGTGACAGCCACGAAGGACAAGATATACAGTATGGATAGAAATATCTGGCACCTGAGTCATGAGGGCGGTGATTTAGAGGACCCATGGAATGAGCATAATCCTGATATGTATGAGATGACGGCAAAACTGGATGAAACCCCTGATGAGCCTGAGTATGTTATACTGGAGTTTGAAAGGGGCGTACCGGTAAGTGTAAACGGAAAGAAATACAGTCCATTGGGACTTATAGAAAAGTTAAACGAGATAGGTGGAAGGCATGGGGTGGGCATTGTAGATGTGGTTGAAAACAGACTGGTGGGTATGAAGTCAAGAGGTGTATATGAAACACCCGGCGGGACACTGCTATACAAGGCCCATGAGGCTTTAGAGCACCTCTGTCTGGATAAGGACACGTATCACTTTAAAGGGTATGTAGCTCAGAAGTATGCTGAGCTGGTATACAATGGCCTATGGTTTTCTCCTTTAAAGAAGGCGTTGGACGCATTTGTGGATAAGACCCAGGAGAATGTGACAGGAATGGTAAAACTGAAGCTGTATAAGGGCAATGTAATCATGGCGGGCTCATACTCCCCATATTCGCTCTATGACAAAGACTATGCTACGTTTGGTGAGGATGAGGTATACAATCAGAGGGACGCAGATGGTTTTATCAACCTCTTTGGCCTGCCGCTTAAAATCGGAGCCATGGTGGAGAAAAAGAATGCGGGTAAGGAGCTGGCTGTATGA
- a CDS encoding SpoIID/LytB domain-containing protein, whose protein sequence is MCILLVLMIVSTACAPVARRLQQVQKPPIPEKISRGEDKEPVLKVYVKQAGKVEEMPVEDYVMGTVAGEIKNDWPMAALKAQAILARTYVLDFVNTKKSKYEGADISTDFEEAQAWNEANINDRIKRAVSDTRGEVAVYRGNYIKAWFFSHAGGMTATAKEGLNYKGENPPYIQVVKSPETPRAKPEDAEWTASFSKQEVLDALSKMGAGVSDFTEVRVAARGPSGRATVLSFDGVPVNAPDFRVAIGSGKMRSTLLESLRFDGNTLTMRGKGFGHGVGMSQWGAYGLAEQGKTAEEIIKYYFKGVDIVRMWE, encoded by the coding sequence ATGTGTATTTTGCTGGTCTTAATGATTGTATCAACAGCCTGTGCTCCTGTCGCCAGGAGGTTACAGCAGGTTCAAAAACCGCCAATACCCGAAAAAATAAGCAGAGGGGAAGATAAAGAACCTGTACTCAAGGTATACGTCAAACAGGCAGGAAAAGTGGAAGAAATGCCCGTTGAAGACTATGTCATGGGTACTGTTGCAGGAGAGATAAAAAATGACTGGCCTATGGCGGCACTGAAGGCTCAGGCTATTTTGGCGAGGACCTATGTGCTGGACTTTGTAAATACCAAGAAGTCTAAATATGAAGGTGCTGACATATCCACTGATTTTGAAGAGGCTCAGGCATGGAATGAGGCCAATATAAACGACAGGATAAAAAGGGCTGTCAGCGATACCAGGGGAGAGGTGGCTGTATATAGGGGTAATTACATCAAGGCCTGGTTTTTCTCCCATGCCGGTGGTATGACTGCCACAGCCAAGGAAGGTTTAAACTATAAAGGAGAGAATCCTCCTTATATACAGGTGGTAAAATCTCCCGAGACACCCAGGGCAAAGCCAGAAGACGCAGAGTGGACGGCATCATTCAGTAAACAGGAGGTGCTGGATGCACTCAGCAAGATGGGGGCAGGAGTAAGTGATTTTACTGAGGTAAGGGTTGCGGCGAGGGGTCCTTCGGGGCGCGCCACAGTCCTCAGCTTTGATGGGGTGCCTGTAAATGCTCCGGATTTCAGGGTAGCCATTGGCAGTGGGAAGATGAGGTCAACGCTCTTGGAGAGCCTGAGGTTTGATGGCAACACTCTTACAATGAGAGGGAAAGGATTTGGTCACGGTGTAGGTATGTCCCAGTGGGGAGCATATGGCCTGGCCGAGCAGGGGAAAACAGCAGAGGAGATAATAAAGTATTATTTTAAAGGAGTGGATATCGTAAGGATGTGGGAATGA
- a CDS encoding HU family DNA-binding protein produces MNKADLVTKVAEKSDLTKKDAEKAINAFVDAVTEALSQGDKVQLVGFGTFEVRERAERKGRNPQTREEITIPASKAPVFKAGKALKDMINQ; encoded by the coding sequence ATGAACAAAGCTGATCTGGTAACAAAAGTTGCAGAGAAAAGTGACCTTACTAAAAAGGATGCTGAAAAGGCTATTAATGCATTTGTTGATGCCGTGACAGAAGCATTGAGCCAGGGGGACAAGGTTCAGCTGGTTGGTTTTGGTACCTTTGAAGTAAGGGAGAGAGCAGAGCGCAAGGGTAGAAATCCTCAGACCAGAGAGGAGATAACCATTCCAGCTTCAAAGGCTCCGGTGTTTAAAGCCGGAAAGGCTCTAAAAGACATGATAAATCAATAA
- the mazG gene encoding nucleoside triphosphate pyrophosphohydrolase, which translates to MSPVIHILGLGPGKGYITVDTLEVLKKSARVFLRTEVHPGVEELKSMGIVYTSFDECYNTHESFEGVYEEIVERLLSYAEEYVEISYAVPGSPMVDEKTVEKLIDRAADMGIELDIRPGMSFIDAMAAELRFDLRNIMLLDATDFEPYSIDTSLGVIISQVYDKFIASEVKIKLSRVYDDNTLVTVISGAGNGDMMRKVEIPLYQLDRIEWIDHLTSVYIRPMGFEDRERHGFEDFKYIMDRLRRDCPWDKKQTHESLRQYLLEETYEVLEAIDLDDDEKLMEELGDLMLQIFFHAKIAEEKGNFDIYDVVDRVSKKMILRHPHVFGDVKVSSSDDVLKNWAKIKKEEKRQKTQTEVMESIPHNLPALMLSCKVQDKAAEVGFDWDDVDGAMEKVYEEMEELREVYKGTDTDRMEEELGDLLFAVVNVARFLNIQPELALKRTADKFISRFCYIEKAAERKNQRLQDMSLDDMNVLWEEAKVNKTGKKNQK; encoded by the coding sequence ATGAGTCCAGTAATACACATCCTGGGTCTCGGGCCCGGCAAAGGATACATCACTGTAGATACCCTGGAGGTTTTGAAAAAATCGGCGAGAGTATTCTTGAGGACAGAGGTACATCCCGGAGTGGAAGAGTTGAAGTCAATGGGGATTGTATACACATCCTTTGATGAGTGTTACAACACCCACGAATCTTTTGAAGGGGTCTATGAGGAGATAGTAGAGAGGCTGCTCTCCTATGCTGAAGAATACGTGGAAATATCTTATGCTGTCCCTGGCAGTCCGATGGTAGATGAAAAGACAGTGGAAAAACTCATTGATAGGGCGGCGGATATGGGAATTGAACTGGACATCAGGCCGGGCATGAGCTTCATAGACGCTATGGCTGCCGAACTCAGGTTTGACCTTAGAAATATTATGCTTTTAGATGCCACTGATTTTGAACCTTACAGTATAGATACATCCTTAGGGGTCATAATATCCCAGGTATATGATAAATTTATTGCTTCAGAAGTAAAGATTAAACTTTCAAGAGTTTATGACGATAATACATTAGTAACAGTAATATCAGGGGCAGGCAATGGGGATATGATGAGAAAGGTGGAGATTCCGCTATATCAATTGGACAGGATTGAATGGATTGACCACCTCACCTCAGTCTATATAAGACCCATGGGATTTGAAGACAGGGAGAGGCATGGCTTTGAAGATTTTAAGTACATAATGGACAGGCTACGAAGGGATTGCCCATGGGATAAGAAACAGACCCATGAGAGCCTAAGGCAGTATCTTCTGGAGGAGACCTACGAGGTTTTAGAAGCCATTGACCTCGATGATGACGAAAAATTGATGGAAGAGCTGGGAGACCTGATGCTTCAAATATTTTTCCATGCAAAGATAGCTGAGGAGAAGGGGAACTTTGACATCTATGACGTGGTGGACAGAGTGAGCAAGAAAATGATATTGAGGCATCCACATGTATTTGGAGATGTGAAGGTCAGCTCATCGGATGATGTGCTTAAAAATTGGGCAAAAATAAAGAAAGAGGAAAAGAGGCAGAAGACCCAGACGGAGGTGATGGAGAGTATTCCCCACAATTTGCCGGCCCTGATGCTTTCCTGCAAGGTGCAGGACAAGGCAGCAGAGGTGGGATTTGACTGGGACGACGTAGATGGAGCGATGGAAAAGGTATATGAAGAGATGGAAGAGCTGAGGGAGGTGTATAAGGGCACAGACACAGACAGGATGGAGGAAGAGCTGGGAGACCTGCTTTTTGCTGTTGTCAATGTGGCAAGGTTTTTAAACATACAGCCTGAGCTTGCGCTCAAGAGGACAGCGGATAAATTTATATCAAGGTTTTGTTATATTGAAAAGGCAGCAGAAAGAAAAAACCAGAGATTACAGGATATGTCTCTTGACGATATGAATGTTCTCTGGGAAGAGGCAAAAGTGAATAAAACAGGTAAAAAAAATCAAAAATAA
- the rsmA gene encoding 16S rRNA (adenine(1518)-N(6)/adenine(1519)-N(6))-dimethyltransferase RsmA encodes MENTREFTIRVLRRYEVRTKKSLGQNFLIDDGVIDRIISNVPDGSTVLEIGPGTGALTRRLVEKAGRVIAVEIDSKLCEILKEEIDSKRLEVVNEDFLDIDLNEVLAERAIAVANIPYYITSPIISKLLTSADMVETAVLMMQREVAERVVARPGGKEYGILSIVAALYSEPEILFYIPESAFIPPPRVESCVVRFNKRKRHLRVSEKDLLRVVKVAFSKRRKTIVNTLANLFNGDKDEFKEYLKKAGIDPMARPETLGIEQFEEITGIIFKKS; translated from the coding sequence ATGGAAAATACAAGGGAATTTACCATACGTGTATTGAGGAGGTATGAGGTCAGGACGAAAAAATCCCTTGGCCAGAATTTTCTTATTGATGATGGTGTTATCGACAGGATTATCTCTAACGTACCGGATGGCTCCACTGTCCTTGAGATTGGGCCGGGAACGGGCGCTCTTACCAGGAGGCTGGTGGAAAAGGCGGGCAGGGTTATAGCTGTGGAGATTGACAGTAAGCTCTGCGAGATATTAAAAGAAGAGATAGATTCTAAAAGGCTTGAGGTGGTAAATGAAGATTTTTTGGATATAGACTTGAATGAGGTGCTTGCTGAAAGGGCCATTGCGGTAGCCAATATACCATATTATATAACCTCGCCCATAATATCTAAGCTCCTTACTTCTGCAGATATGGTTGAAACAGCAGTCTTAATGATGCAGAGAGAGGTGGCGGAGAGGGTTGTGGCCAGGCCTGGTGGGAAGGAGTATGGTATATTGAGCATAGTTGCTGCGTTATACAGCGAACCGGAGATACTCTTCTATATACCTGAAAGTGCCTTTATCCCACCACCAAGGGTGGAGTCATGCGTAGTAAGGTTTAACAAGAGGAAGCGACACTTAAGAGTGAGTGAGAAAGACCTTTTAAGGGTCGTAAAGGTGGCGTTTAGCAAGAGGAGAAAGACTATAGTCAATACGCTGGCGAACCTTTTTAATGGTGATAAAGATGAGTTTAAAGAATATCTTAAAAAGGCAGGAATTGACCCAATGGCAAGGCCGGAGACGCTGGGCATAGAACAGTTTGAGGAAATAACGGGTATAATATTTAAAAAGTCATAA
- a CDS encoding ubiquitin-like domain-containing protein, producing METNCTGSKNWISLPILTAAIVCTVAFALFLGVMFLEKDVKVSVDGTVQSYKTYKTTVGEFLTEKGIELGPEDKVYPGRDIKLKDGMTVTINKAVPIILTDGGVTKELKTTEKTVGDFLKASNIVLGDSDKVFPGLTAALVPYVNIKITRVTEKTVVEQKEIPYDVSKRENRKMDQGTTKVVQEGENGLAEVTYRVTYEDGKEKTREVLAERIIKEPLSKIIEVGTLGVLKTSRGDTIRYTKVLTMTATAYDATYESTGKKPGDKGYGITYSGIPVREGIVAVDPRVIPLGTKLYVEGYGYALAADTGGAIKGNRIDLYYDDPKVVARFGIQKRKVYILAD from the coding sequence ATGGAGACAAACTGTACAGGCAGTAAGAACTGGATAAGCTTACCCATACTTACTGCAGCAATAGTTTGCACTGTTGCCTTTGCCCTTTTTCTTGGGGTCATGTTTTTGGAAAAGGATGTAAAGGTCAGTGTGGATGGTACAGTCCAATCCTATAAGACTTATAAGACAACCGTAGGAGAGTTTTTGACTGAAAAGGGTATAGAACTTGGCCCGGAGGATAAGGTATATCCGGGCAGAGACATAAAGCTGAAAGATGGCATGACTGTAACTATAAATAAGGCTGTACCAATAATTTTGACGGACGGAGGTGTTACCAAGGAATTAAAGACCACTGAGAAGACCGTGGGGGATTTCCTTAAGGCCAGCAATATTGTGTTGGGAGATAGTGATAAGGTTTTCCCTGGCCTGACCGCTGCACTGGTGCCCTATGTTAATATCAAGATAACAAGGGTGACAGAAAAAACAGTTGTAGAGCAAAAAGAGATACCGTATGATGTTAGCAAAAGGGAAAACAGAAAAATGGACCAGGGTACCACGAAGGTGGTCCAGGAGGGTGAAAACGGCCTGGCCGAAGTAACCTACAGGGTTACATATGAGGATGGTAAAGAAAAGACAAGAGAGGTACTGGCAGAAAGGATAATAAAAGAGCCCCTGTCCAAGATCATAGAGGTGGGGACCCTGGGGGTTTTAAAGACATCCAGGGGAGATACCATCAGGTATACCAAGGTATTAACCATGACCGCTACCGCTTATGATGCAACCTATGAGAGCACAGGGAAAAAGCCCGGGGATAAGGGCTATGGCATAACATACAGCGGGATCCCTGTAAGAGAAGGTATTGTGGCGGTAGACCCCAGGGTGATACCTCTTGGGACCAAGCTGTATGTAGAAGGCTACGGATACGCCTTGGCTGCCGATACAGGTGGTGCTATCAAGGGTAACAGGATTGACCTTTATTATGATGACCCTAAAGTGGTAGCAAGGTTTGGCATTCAAAAACGTAAGGTGTATATACTGGCAGATTGA